The DNA sequence AGCAGCTGAATAAAATGGGACAAAGGATTAgttaggattgtccctgccaaacatGAACAGCTGGAGGATCTGCATTATGGCATGAAGGATTGTGGCCCATGACTGAGTAGCTGCAAGGAATATCTGCAAACAACTATAAGGTTCAAGAAGGAAAATTTCTGCCTTTAAATTCTATTTCTCGATTTATATGTCCCTACTATCTGCACATTTGCTTCTGCCACTACAACGGTTCTTGACGAAGGAAATTCCATTCTCagccattttaaaaacccaagagTAACTCTCAGCTGGAGAACGAAGCTTGCAAACCAAAATTGCCTTCACAAAACAGATACCTCTGTATTTACATAATTCAAAATGTATTCCAGATTTGTCTCTGATGAAGCAGCTTGGAATCTACATATGTTTATGCCAAATACAACTTGATTAACCTTTAACAGGCCGCAAGACTCTTTGTTGTATCTCCAGATTTTAGTTTTTCCCAGGGAACTTGTTTCCTGACACAGCTTTTGAATTTTGCATTGGAATATATAAACTCTGAACAGGTAATTTATCATTGTGACGCTGTGAATAATGTAACTGATTTACCCCAATTCTTCATTCCAGTGATATAGTtggtatttttctttctctttcccctaaTAGTGCATGTAaggtttgacaatgctttaaaatCATTCACTGGGTTTCCAAGGCCCAGCGTGGGATTCAAATCCAAGTCTCCataatcctagtccaacactcaaaccattacaccacactggttctgatttttgttgttgtatgccttcaaatctttctctgcttatggcgatcctaaggcgaacctatcatgggtttgtctcttggcaagattcgttcaaaggaggtttgccattgccttcccctgaggctgagagtgtgtaacctACTTGTCCAACATTCACTTGACTAAAACATCCATGAGGATCAGGATGCACTGCGTTTTtcgaaggctgcatctgcacaggagaaataatgcagtttgacaccgctttaactatcatggctcagtgctatggatttctggatttgtagtttgttgcggcaccagagctctctgacagagaaggctaactatctcacaaaactacaaatcccaggattccatagcactgagctgtggcagttaaagcattgtcaacttgcactatttctgcagtgcggatgtgaGCATTTTTGAGACTTGCGTCTCTCCCTTATGGGAGACACAAAACTCAAAATGCTAACATTCTAGACTGCTACACATGCACAGGGCCAGGGCCAACATAAGATGCAtcagcactggagaaataatccagtttgacaacacttttaactgccaaggctcaatggtatggaattctgggaactgtattttcttgtggcatcagagctctctgacagagaaggctaaatgtctcacaaaactatagttcacagaattccatagcattgggctctgacagttaaagtggtgtcaaactgggttattgctGCAATGTGGAAGCAGCCTAAGGCATAAAGCCTAAGGCTTCGAATGACatagctcagtactatggaattctgggatatttagtttgttgtggcaccagaactctctgaccgagaaagctaaatgtctcacaaaactacagttcccagaattccctagcactgaaccagggcagttaaagtggtgtcaaactggattatttctgcaatatggatgcagcccatggctttaactgacatggctgaatgctacggaattctgggatatgtagttcgttgtggctcCAGAAGTCTCTGActgaggaggctaaatgtctcgcaaaactacagttcccagaattccatagcattgggctgtGACAGTTAaattgatgtcaaactggattatttctgcagtgtggatgcagcctaaggtgtcaattgccatggctgaatgctatggaattctgggatttgcagttcattgtggcaccagaactctctgactgagaaggctaaatgtctcagaaaactacagttcccagaatcccctagcattgacccagggcagttaaagcggtgtcaaactgcattatttctgcagtgtggatgcagccctaggaaCCCTAGGCAGGGATGCCCAAACTCTGGCATTACAggtaattttggacttcaactcccagaaccccagagCCTTGGcaaagatggctgaggcttctgggagctgaagtccaaaaaaccctggagaaccagagtttgggaatcagtgaGCGCCAGCTCTCATAACAAAATAAGAGAGAGGGCGGGTCTTAAATAAACCCTGTAGTGCGATTGGCTAGCTCAGGTCTGCCTCGAATGACTGAAGCGCGGCTGAGCCTATCAGCACCAGAGGCGGAGGGACCGGCGGAGTCTCAGGAATGAGTAAAGCCACGTCACAAGGCCGGAGGAAGAGGCGGCGCGCGAGTTacgaggagggagggaggaacggAGAAGGGGCGTGGCTTATCTAACGACTTACCTGGCCgcgcctctgtgtgtgtgtaaaagccgCGCATGCGCTCGTCTCGCACCTCTTTGAAAGGCAAGGAACGTTCAGGGAAGCCGGCCAATAGCCgcgggaggaaaaggaggagggggcgtGGCCATTGGGCGGCTCGCGCGCAAGGTTCAGAGGTGAGCCATTTCCATTTAGGTGTGGGGATGGTGGCTGAGCGGGGCCTTTTTTACTCGCTCCGCGGCGAGCTTGAGTCCTGTTTCTCTTTACTTGCAAAAGAAGAGTAACGTCGAGAGGCCACTGAAGGAAGGGACATAACGATCCCGATAGAGAACAGTAAGCAAAACTCAAGTCAATGGTGGATGCCTAAACACTGAGCCTCGTAGGGCTGAGATAGGGTTAAAGTGGGCAGAGGTCTCAATAACAGAACTGTGTGCCAGGCTCTGTGTCATGCGGCTCAGGTTCTCAGGTGATTTACTGAATCAATATAGTGTTGTATTAATCATAcagtatattaattaattaaaatgaattgGTATTGTGAGATATTATTGTGCAGTGCGATGTGTTGCTTTATTTCGAGGTGCCCTGGTTGTGTCCAGTGGGCGCTTGGTTTTAGAAACAGGAGCATAAATGAGGTTTGCATGAAGGTGATCAGAGTCAGACTTGGCCTTTCCTTGATGGCTGCTCTTCTGGGGCAGTGTCTTAATCTGCCCACATCCCTCCTCCTGGCAAACAGTGCCTCAGGTTGCACTTAAATGGCAACTGAAAGTAACTCAGTGTAAAAACAAGGGCTTTGAAACTCTCAAGGCAAAGTCCAAGCAGACAGAGAAGGCGGGTAGGAGGGCCACACAGCTGCCTTGTGCTGGGTCAGGGCCAGGGACATGTCGCCCTCCATGTTCCCTCATCAGCCCCCCTTGCTTTTGGTGAGGGGCTTTTCCAGTTTACGGTGATCCTCAAGTGAACcgatcacaaggttttcttggcaagatttgttcagagggatttgcttttggagtttatcaaacgggaggaatttctcttaaattcacatgaaaagaaagtggggccagaacgcattcacttaaagtcacacaattacgtgaatacgcattgcattcagactggctccccattgccccaaaatagcatgccattgcctgaatttgcgtgtggcagtagtctgtcacacaataacattaaaccccgtgattgcattcagattgccattggattatacttccaattccccttgtctgacaaactcctttgtcttcctctgaggctgagaaacttgCCTGAGGTCTCCCAATGCGTTTCCATGGTCGAgaggggttcaaatcccactctcgcaggatcctagtccaatactcagatcTGGCTGTGAGCAATGGCTAATGGCAAAATGTTgagggagttgtagaccaaaggATCTGGAGGCCTCAAGACCAGTGCTCCCTGACAACATTCATCCTCCTTTATTTAAACGGCTAGGGATCTCTTATTCTCCCACTCACTAGCAAATGTTGAGATCTGTTTCACGTGAGTAATAACTACTAGAATAGTTCCATCTGAGTGTGAATGTCTGGAAGGCGAATTCTGTTTCTGGCTACAGATGTAATAAGCAGCAGCTGCTGGGAATGGATTGGTAGAGTTGGATGGCAAGGAATAAGTGTGCCAGGGTTTGGGTGTTGTGTTGAAACAACATTACACAAACGTACACGTAGGTGTTAAAACTCTTTCAATCCATACTCTTATCTGGAGAAACCTGTTGTCACAAACCCTGTCTGAATTGCTTACGGGAAGCTGATGGTTGTTAATTATTAAAACACATTGATCGCAGTGGCTTACAGTATTAaatatcaagaaagaaagaagaagaggaatatAAAATGTTAAACTAAACGTAGCCACAATAAATTATTTGGTCAAACTTCATAACGTTAAAAATACGTGACTCTGTATTGTAATATGTAAGATTGCGTTTTACACATCCCTTTGAATGTTTAGAACCAATCCACAACTGTCTTTTTGTATCCCATTGCATTATAATTTTGCCTCCACATCTATGGAACTTTGCTTAGAGTACAGTGTCTGGCTTGAGTATTGTACCCCATCAGTATACCTGAAGTAGGAGACTGAAATCCATGAGCGCTCATGCTcaaataaatcagtcttaaaggtgtcATGAGATACCTTCATTTTAGACTGAAACAGATcactttcaaaattaaaatgaactCAGTGTTTTTTCAGTAAATGCAAGTGTTAATATCACAAGCAAAGAGATGCCTTTCCCATTATATATAGTCCAAACTGCCTGTTTCCACCTTTATGAAGATCTACTTTGAACTAAATTGGGTGTTCAGCTAAAGCTGACTATTAGTCCAGCTTTCAGTTGCATCCACTGGCTCCAAACATGTTGGGAAAATAGCAGAGGACAGGGAATGAAATGTATAATTCTGGGGTGCTTGTACCCTTCAAAACCATATGCCTTGCATGTGAGGGTAACACTCTAAACTACAAGAGTATGCCAAATTGACATTCAAACACATTGACACAAATTCCTTGTGGTTTTGACGCACATCCCCAGCCTAAAACTGAAGTAGTATATGATAAAATATCCCCGCTTCCACTTGATTTTGGTTGCTCTGGAGGGCTGGAGCATGATACCACAGCTTTCATTTTGGGAAAAGTGAAGTTGTATCATTTGTAGTTGCTGTTTGGAGGTTGTCTTGATGCTTTTTTCAGGGGGAGGCCAAGTATTTTACTGCATTCCATTGAAGGGCTTCATAACTGTTTGTAAATATGTGGGAGATTACGGTAGTTTTATGTTTCTAACTACATGAAAGGTGTCTTatgctttaatatttttttatgtgctttttctttctttctaggaatatgGCTATAATGATACACCTGAGGATGTATAGAGTATTTTTTCTTAGCTGCCTAGTTCTTCTGTCCTGCTTGATGTGTTTGGCTGAGGATCCCCACCCTGGTGGAAGTCATCATCCTAATGCACGCCTTGATAAAAACATGGTGCAGGATAAGGAGTATGTATTTTGTAAATTCATATGCAGTGTAAATGTTGGATTTGAGCTACCGATTCTTCTGAAGAGTATAGCAGTGGAGTTCAGTAATGCATGTTGGAAGCAGAGCTGAACAGCTACTTTCTCAAGCAACTGTGTGCCCCTAGGGGCAGTAGAAGTAAAGAGGTGGTTTAGGGCTTGtcttatttgttgcttccttgaACATAAACTAATATTCTGTTCTCTAACTTTATTTCAAACCCTTCTCTTCTTGCAGTCCTTCTTTTAGTTATGTAGACGTAGACAGTAATGCTCATTTTTTCTCAGTCAGGTATGCCAGCAAGGTACAGCAGTAACAGCTCTTTAGCCTGCCCTGTGGGCTCATGTAGCAACTCTGAGTTACTGCCTATAACTGAAACACTTCCCACAACTTAGGGTTGAACTTTTCCCCTCCAGCACCCACTGtggacgttgttgttgttgtatgccttcaagttgtttctgacctgcagagaccctatcatagggttttcttggcaagatttgttcaaaggagatttgcctttgccttcctcctcagtgggtttcatggccaagctgagaatcaaactctggtctccagagttgtagtccaacactcaaaccatacaccatgctggctctctacttactgcaactgaaaatgaaaaaaaactaAATCAAATCTAGAAGTAACCACTtacatttctttcctctttcaatACAATTTTTTTGCCATAAAATTGCAACTCATAGTGACCTTCAGGAGTGGAATAATCAACTTGTTCAAGGGGAAGAAAAATACTATGCGGCAAGGAGGTAACTCCCAGGCCACAGAAACCTATTGAGTGCACTTTGCtcaatccagatgatgcagtgatCAAAAGTACTAGGAAATTCAgagaacagtataaaattatggTGGTAGAAGTTCTAAATTGTGAGTGAAGCCCCTGAGAAAGCCCTTTCTCGAGTCCCTGGAGGCTTGTGCACTTCTTCCCTTGAACTAGTGGCTTTCCACCAGCAGACAAAATCTTGTTATTAAACAGATATTTGGATTACAGATCTGATCAGTTCTTTCCTACTGCTCTGTGGCAGGTTGTTAGCAGTGCTAGAGAAGGTAAATTCATGGAATAACATACTTTTACACTAAcgataaataaatacaaaccatGATAATTAATGAAAGTCTTCATGGGCAGCAGCAACATATCTCTGACGATTGAATGCTGGGATCAAGTGGTGGaaggcagatgacaccatatgaGCATCTTTGAAATTTCTGCCATGTTTCTTCTGCTGATGACAGAATGTTGGAAATGTATACAAACCTCAATTAATTAAGTAGATGTGTTCTAGGGCAgtacttctttaacaaaaatgttgtaccagaggcagaaataacatggaaagactaGGTATAGGATCTTACACCAcagaaaaaagcaattaaatatgttttagcgaactttttattcaaaattaacaatatatacatgtatatgtgaAATGTAATAGcaagtattattattacatctacTACtattatgttatatttatttacatcctgcatttctcccaaaattgggattcaaggcaacttaatttaaaaatacagtgtggcaaaaacatacaaaaaagggAACATTAAAACAAGGTTAAACTATTGACAgtattaaaatggtttaaaactgCACTTAAAAAGACAAAATGCCATTAAAAGATAAAGAGCAGTTAAAACTGATTGTTGCCTAGCAATGGAAGGACTTCAGGGAGGAAACCGTTCTGGTTTCCCTGGGAAGGGCACTCCAAAGAAGGTCTTGtttccccaccaaccatgcttatgatggtggtgagactgagagaagggcctctccggaTGATCTTGGAGCCTAAGCAGGCTCCTATAAGGAGATATGGCttgccagatagcctggacctgagccatagtGGGCTTTATTAGtcataaacagcactttgaataaGTAACCAAAACATTGTGAACCTTCTAGAAAgtacttgaaggcttcttccaaaatatatccaATGATCATGTATTCCTTTGCTAGTCACCACTTACTATTTCCATTTTGGCAGCTAAACTTTCAAATTTGTCCTTTTTCAACATGCTGAATGTAGTTGTTCCGTCAGGCTTATCTGCCCTtcctgctctccccttttctctctgttttgctgttgcaTGCTTAGTGAGGGATTTGGGAGCCatctgtttaccttgcctgttataggcaggcacacatggctacagtaggattggcAAGAATAGAATCCTGCTTGTTCCCAGTTTAAACTTTGTTTTAATGCAAACACACTGCTGTAACCCAATATTAAATGtctgtttctccagtcctccgtcaccatcctcccagtcccaatgctgctaaaaaaattcagctagacagaggatgatgAGGAAAAGGAGCAGGAGTGTGAGCAGGAAAAGGATGATAAGGAAAAGGAGCAGGAGTGGGGAATGAGTGTTTCACTCATTCCCCAGCATCTACCAGCAACAGACAGGTACACAATTAAGATTTAATAACAGAGTCCACTTGGTTCATTTAGAATCCAGGAAGTTGTTTTCACTACCAGAACTGAACTATTTTTACGGTCCTTTCACCCAAAAAGCAAATTCTTGATTACTcaaattgtatttattatagCAGCCAAATGCCAAAAAAATAACAGACTTTTCTTTGGCACAGTTAATGTCCTTCTGTTGGCATATAGGGAAGGTGTTTTAAGGGCATTTTGAAGGAGAGTAGAGTTTGCTTTAATAATGTTCTATGTATTTAAGATATGAGCCATTTTTGTCCTTGAATGCAAAACCTATCATGATTTCAGAATAAGAAAGAGTATGGAAAATTTACTATGTTGAATTATGTACATTCAATATGCACTGCACTGATATcagctggagattctgggagttgtagtgcagtaCACTAAATTTTCTAAGCCAGGGGAAAAGATAAGTGCTTGTTTGTTGGATCTGGTATAAAAAATTTCTTCCCTTGCAaaactgttttttatttgaatggtatTAAATATGTAAAGTTTGGAATAGCTACATTTCACGCCAGCCCTGCAGTTGCCTGTAAACTCTAAAGGGAACAATAAGAAGCAACATTGGATATTCTCCTTCTAAAGTACTCTTAGATGTGTATGTTGTCTCTCAGAGTTTAAAGTACTGTGGCCAATTGCTTTGTTGCAACGCATTTGTCTTTACATAAATTATTTTAGCAATCTGAGTttaacacaggaaaaaaaataattttgcttctgTTCTTGAACTATTGAAAGTCAGAAAATCTCATTGATCTGCATCAAATCACCCAGAGACAGTgtaggcttccatgtcagtggggtgttGAATCCATTATGGGTTTTCTTCTGAGctttaaaggagcaatccaagGTGGTGTAACTGTTttgggttcagcaccttgaatagctcctttaaatgtCAGACTGAAAAACACAACCAAGTCATTGGATTCTGCATTGCCCATATGTCTCAAGATATTTTTTATATCTATGATAGTAATGTCCAGACTAAAAGGCAGCCAGATCTCCAGTATGGGaacaatattttcaaaatctTAGATTGTTTCATAATTAGCCTGCTTATGTTACTTCACAATTTCCTGTGAAACCCTTTTGCAATCCCCTTTTCAGGGCCAAACTACACATAGTGTCAATTGAGTTGGTTGAGTTTGCAAATGTTTTTTGTTAGGTGCACATCAACTACACAGAAAAACTGGGAactttttctccctgttgaacGGTGAAGAGGAGGCACGTAACTCTTTGAATGATACCCTGTTAataattgctgttgtgtgccttcaagttgtttccaacttatggccaccctgaggcagacctattatgggtttttcttggcaagatttgttcagaggtttgccattcccttcccctgaggctgagagcatgtgacttgctgaaggtcatccagtgggtttcatagccaagctgggaactgaaccctggcttGTTAATATATACTTGTATAAATGTGGCTAATCTGTGTATGTGTCTCCTTTTGAACCATGTGCATGCAGCTGTTTTCTAGTCATTTGCACTCCATCCAAAGCCTTCCTCCCAACAGCTGTGAAGCCTTAGGAGAGTCTGCTGCTGCTATTTACCTGTGGGGATAGGGAGGGATGAGGGAGATAATTCATATGATTAAGATACAACAGGTCTAGGCTctgaggggaagggaaagaagtgtgCACTCCATCTGCGACCATATGCTTATGCCTTTTTCTAAAACGAACTGCTTCTAAATTGTCTGAGTTGCCTTCCCATCAATAAGCAGCGTCAGCAGAAGTTCCTCCTGGATTTTGACAGCTGTTGGTGGGGAAAGGGCATAGAACTGCACAGGCAGAGTGTTACTCTCTACCTGCTCAACCACTGCCTTTCTATCCATACCACAAGTAGGTGTCCTAATTTGAAGATGATGTTTGCATTTCATGGAAAGAATTTGCGAAGCTGTTTCTTGTAGAGACccaagcaggagaaaaaaagacaGAGTTGGATCTTCTCTCTCTACAATCTTAATTCTTCTCACACCTCCCTGTCAGCTGCTATTCACAGAAGTAAAATATGCACGTTAGAGTATTCACGCAACAAGCTGTGATGATTACAGCtagcccttggtattcactgtggtttagttccaggacctcctgtggataccaaaatccatggatgctcaagtcccattaaatacaacaaggtagtaaaatggtatccctcatataaaatgtcaaaaacaaggtttgctttttggtatttatatatgtttggaatattttcaagccatgggtaaTTGAATCTGGAGATaaagcatccatggatatggaggacaaGCTATATGTATCTTGGCTTctggactaaaaaaaaaaagaattcagttccaaaaaaaaaattgtgggatTTAAATAGCCTCTCATCTTTGATCAGAGATAACAACAAAGGGACCTTGCAGGCTAGATAGGGAATCTCTGTGAGCTGCATCTAGTTCAGGTGATTCAGGGTAAACCAAGGTTTTCCACTCCCTGCCTTATACTGTTCTGCTTAACAGGTTGAATTAGTTGTACGTTTTACAGTTGTGATAATCTTATTTCACAGCCATATCATGGAACATTTAGAAGGAGTCATAGACAAACCGGAATCAGAAATGTCACCACAAGAGCTGCAACTCCATTACTTCAAAATGCATGACTACGATGGCAACAACTTGCTTGATGGGCTTGAGCTTGCCACTGCAATAACACATGTGCATAGAGAGGTGAGGACTGGAAATCTAGTGGGCCATATCCAGGAGCAAGGCCGCCATGTGTAATATTTATGTTAATATTTTTCTATcattcagtttattttttttaatgcatgttgAGTCTAAAACTAGCAACTCTGGATTCTTTCCAGAAAAGATTGCATCCTAAACTGAACTTGAAGTAACCACTGGCTTACAGAACTCAAGTGGTTTGTGGGCGAGGGATGAAAAATCCTGCAACGCTGCTTTAGGAGAAGGAGGTCAGATTAAAATTTAGGCAGAGATCCTGCATTGTtaggcacagcaacaacaacagagctccATGTTCACAGCTACATGTGCTGATGCTACCCACAAAAACTTACCTCTTAAGCCAGGCAGCACTCTAGCTGAGGACTTTTCAAAGCACTGCAGATTAAGGTGCTGGGAAAAGATGATTGCAGCCCTCTCCCAGTCAAGTTGTTAATGAGACAGGCATCTGTAGAGACCTCTCAGGGTTCAGCTGTACCTGCTTGTTCCAACACGCCCCATGTCCGGGAGAATGCTGCAGTCATCCTGTCCCAGCATTCTGATCTGCAGTGCTTTGGAAACCCTTGGTTTGGGGTGGTGCCTAGTGTAAGAGGTAGGTTTGAGGTCTCATTCTTTCATTATTAACCATAATCATGAATCCCAAAAGTCAAAAGATTGTGAGTCTGGCTTACAATCCTGAAAATATCCAGCCCTAGGATATTGTAGCTTTTGAATCAAGACCCACCTTGGCCCATACAAGTTTTTTCCCTCCTCATTGTCTACTTCCTAGCAAAGTTAGTACATTCTTAAAGCAATTCCCTCAAGAATTCTGATTTTTATACATCCTGCAAACCTTTTGCTTTGCTGAAAccatccactttcttttcttgtagGAAGGAGGTGAACATACTCCAACTATGAAAGAAGAGGAGCTAATTAGCTTAATAGATGGTGTCTTGCAAGATGATGATAAGAACAATGATGGATACATTGACTATGCTGAATTTGCCAAGTCATTGGAATAGCAATAATCTTTTCGAAAAATACTTTCTTTCATGTGACCCAGCACAATGTGATTCTTTACTGTTTGGTTGTATGGGCTACTCCTTGGGCTGCAAAATGAGTAGTAGTTTCAGTGGACTGTTGTGAAAGTtatttaatgacaggttaatttttgcagaaatccagtcaTAATTAAGCATAAACGTTGCAGGACTGAGGGTCTGAAATGTaatcataagttaaaaatgacaaCATAATTCAGTGCTTAATCGTGATTTTGAATTCACCACTcccttttttcaaaaatgaaggCGAAGCCCCATACCTGGGGGGAGGGCTCCCAAAGGGCTAAATCTAGTTGTTAATCTTGACTAGACTAAACAAAATGAATCTAGGAAATTTACAGTGTTGACTCATTGAATCAGGAGGTCTTTGTCTGGTTTAGGCCCAAATCTGTTGATGTTGTAGAAAAGGGCAGATATCTAATTTAATTGCCATTAAAATTGATGTTAATGTAAAAGTGCTTAGTATCTGTTTACATTGTTTCCTAAATATTTAGAAACCTATATACCTGTATATCTACATTTCTATATTTCAGATATCTTCTCAGTATTGTGGTGGATTTTGTTCTGTCCTAACTTATTCTTATAAAAGAACtggggttttaaaaataataagaatgtgtgtgcatatacgtACATACACGTGCATAGATACAAATGGTTGTTAGCATTATACCATCAATACAGTATTTCTCTTCACAATTCATTTTCAGAAAATGTAGATTAACTACCACTCTTGGTAAAGTCATTCACTATTATTCCTCTGTTACTTAACTGAATTTTATAATCACAGTAAAATGCTGCCTTGTTAAGGTTCTCATCAGTGTACCTTGACTTGAATTCATGGTGTTAACTAtgaaaataatttgtattttttttctaaaactcTTTAAAGAGtgtgtttaaatacttgaatggtCTGCTTTTATAAAATAGTTTAAGAATTACGTACAACTTTTGTTTCAGTGGGGAGTACATTAGCCTCTTGCAGATCTAAAACAGTATGTTGATGTCTCACTTGATGTGTAAATCCAATGAGAAagtgttaatttttatttaattagatGGATCATATTCAGTGACAAAACCCTCACATGCTCTCTGTAAATTGCATAGAGACCTATTTTCTGTATTAAAACTATTCTTATATGAAGTGcatttgtaagaaaaaaaatccttcctttgTTTActgtgcaattaaaaaaaatgattgtaCTATCTTCATAACAGCTAAGTTATTGCAGTTATTTAtgctaaacacaaaattaatacaACATGCTGAGCATTCTGCAGACTTTGGAATGTAGTGTttctctgcaaaaagaaaaataatttatgtGTCTCTTTTCAGGTGATTTACATACTCAGTCTTACCTGAAGGCCATTCTCAAGTGATCCAGTTAGTGTGGTTGACCCACCTAGTTGCTTTCCACAACGCTCTATTCATGCCTTCTGTTGAGAAAGATAATGTGGGTAATGTGTGCTTTGTGGCTGCTGCCTGTACCAGCTCCCCCATACACACAACTTCCCTTAATACTATGGAACTTTGAATAGAActgtttggaatatttgcctGAATCCTACTATTTCCCCCCAATCTTCATTGTTTAATGCAGGAGCTGGAATTCCGGTTTCTCTACTGAAAGCCGCATACCTTGTTGGAGCAGTTTGGGTAGTGGGCAGGAGAGTGCAAAGACATTGCATGCTCATATTTTGA is a window from the Sceloporus undulatus isolate JIND9_A2432 ecotype Alabama chromosome 1, SceUnd_v1.1, whole genome shotgun sequence genome containing:
- the MCFD2 gene encoding multiple coagulation factor deficiency protein 2, which encodes MAIMIHLRMYRVFFLSCLVLLSCLMCLAEDPHPGGSHHPNARLDKNMVQDKDHIMEHLEGVIDKPESEMSPQELQLHYFKMHDYDGNNLLDGLELATAITHVHREEGGEHTPTMKEEELISLIDGVLQDDDKNNDGYIDYAEFAKSLE